The segment GTCTATGCCGATCCGATCCGGCCCTTGGCGGATCGAGGGGAAGATGACGGGGATGGGGCCGGGATCTTGGACATCCGGGATGTGACCGGCAAGATTCAAGTGATGACACGGCTGCTGGGCGGGCTGACTGTCCGGGAAGAACAGACTGCCGCGGCGCTGGAGGTGATCAGCCGATATTCAGTGGATCCCGGCTGGCTGATCTATATTCCACCGACGATGGCCCCCTCAGCCACCTCCGACCGGCCGGGGATGCTGGAACATCCGGAGGAAGCCTTCGCCTATTACCGGAGAGAGGGCGTCCGGCAGGTGGTGTGCCAGGAAAAACACATGGGTTCCCGCGCGGTAGTTGTCGTCTGCCGGGATAAGGAGACCGCCGCAAAACGCTTCGGGATCCGTACCGGGGAAGCGGGTGTGATCTACACCCGGACCGGCCGCCGGTTTTTCGGGGACCCCGTGGTGGAAGAAGCGATCTTGCAACGCCTGCGGCAGGCGTGGGACGCGACCGGGTTGTGGGAAATCCTGAAGACGGACTGGTTTTGTCTCGACGGGGAGCTGATGCCCTGGTCGGCAAAAGCACAGGAACTCCTGCAAAACCAGTATGCCGCAGTCGGTGCCTCCGCCGCTGCCTCCTTGCCCGAAGCGGTACGGGCTCTGGAAACTGCCGCGGCCCGGGGAGTGGAGACAGAAACTCTCCTGAAGCGATACCGGGACCATGCACAGTCTTCCGAATACTTTATCCAGGCCTACCGACAGTACTGTTGGCGGGTGGAAGGGGTGGAGGATTTCCGTTTTGCCCCCTTCCATCTGCTGGCGACGGAGGGAGAGGTGCATACCCGACGGGATCATGTCTGGCATATGGAGATCCTGGATCAACTCGCCGAAGCCGATGGAGAAATTCTGACCCCCACCTCCCGCCGGATCATCGATCTGGAGAACCCGGGGCAGGTGTCCGAAGGAATCAGTTGGTGGGAAGAGTTGACGGGCAACGGCGGGGAAGGCATGGTGGTCAAGCCCCGGGATTTCCTGGTGCAAGGGAAAAAGGGATGGGTGCAGCCTGCCCTGAAGTGCCGCGGCCGGGAATACCTGCGGATCATTTATGGTCCGGACTACACCGCCGATGAACATCTGAAACGACTTCGCAAGCGGGGTCTCGGGGCCAAGCGTTCTCTCGCCCTGCGGGAATTTTCTTTGGGGGTGGAAGGGCTGGAGCGGTTTGTGGAGGGTCAGCCCCTGCGCCGGGTGCATGAGTGCAGTTTCGCTGTCCTGGCCCTGGAGAGCGAGCCGGTGGATCCCCGGTTGTAGAGGCTGTCGACAGGAAAAACGTCTCCCGCCGAAAAAATATAAGATAAAAGAAGCCGCACTTTGGCGGAGGGAAGGGGTGTTGGAGGATGATCCTCCGGGAACGGGAAGACCGGTTCATTCTGATCCGCCAGCATGACCATGGGAGGGTCGCGGGGGATTTTGCCGATCATTGGAGGGAGCCGGTCGACAGGTCCACAGGGATCGGGATTCGGTTCCACGATGTGGGCTGGGAAGCGTTGGACCGGGAAGTGCGATGGAATCCGGCGACAGGGAAGCCCTATTCTTTTGAAGATTACCCCCTGGAGGAAAAACTCCCCTCCTACACAGCGGGGGTGGACCGGGTGGAGGCGAAGGATTCCTTTGCCGGCTGTATCTGCAGCATGCACTTTGTTTCCTTTTTCACCGATCCAAAGGAGCCGGAGGCGATTCGCTTTGTGGAGTGGGAGAAACAACGGCAACAGCGGCTGATCACCGCCATGGGGAGAGGAGAGCGGGAAAAGCTGAATGAGAGTCTGCGGCTGTTGAAGCTGTGCGATGACCTCTCCCTGTTCCTCTGTCTGAACGAGCCGGGTCAAAAGGAGCATCCCTGGTACCGGGACGGATTTCGCTGGGGAAATGAGCTTCTGCAACCGGTCTGGGAAGCGAGGGATCGTTTGCGGATCGATCCCAGTCCCTTCAGATGCTCCTTTGAAGTGACGATCCCGTATCGGGCGGTGGCCCGGGATCGTCAGCCCCTGGAGCAGGGAACCTACCGGATCCGCATCCTCAACCGGGAATGAGGGTTCCCCAGACGTGCTGATTATCCATATTTTCGGTGGGGAGATCGTGTTCTACCACGCTCCGGTTGCCATCCAGCAAGGAAGTAATGACTGTCCGCTCCAAATCTGACCTTCGGGCAGGGGCAAAGCCTTACGGAAGCAACACAGGGAAGAATGTTGCCCCTAAACGCCCTCTCTCCAGATTCTCCGCTGGGTAGGATGGCAAAGGTCGCTTTGGCAGCACACGACTCCCTTCCACTGCCCATTTTCTGGTTAATCAACAGCCCTGAGGGTTCCCGATTTTCTGTTGACACGGGTGGTTTTCCCTGTTACATTGGGAGGGACTGTAAATTTACGACAGGAGGGATTTCCCTGTGTTGGTGTACATCAGACTCCGTTTTTTTTCTTTGAGCCGCTAACTGAATAGCTCAAAGGCTCTGCCTGTGTGGCAGAGTAAACGGGATCGGTCTGCCCATTTTCAGGGAAACCCTTATACACTTGAATCGTTAAAAGGGAGGGGCCCATCTGCCCTTCTTTTTTTTGAGTGTTCACCCGGATTCGGGAAGTCCTTTTACCACGAGGAACGGCTTGTTTTGCACTGGAAAACTGGCGTTCTGTTGGTAATTTTTTCTATGTCCTCTTCCGTTACTCAAAACACAGGCAGCTTGCCTGTGTTTTTTAATGGAACGGAGGATGAACATGCAGAAACAAAATCGACGTCATCAGCGGGTGCAAAAGCATCGAGAGGGAGCCAATTTTCCGGGTCAACACCTGATGCACAACAAAGGCTTGATCAAAGAGTTGGTGAAAATATCCGAAGTAAACCGACAGGACCTCGTCCTGGAAATCGGTGCTGGAACCGGCAATCTGACCATGCCCTTGGCTGAAAAGTCGAAGAAGGTGCTGGCGGTGGAGAACGATCCTGTTTTTGCGGAACGGTTGCAACGAAAGATCGAATCGGTTTCCAATATTGAGGTCATTCAACAGGATTTTTTACAGATGAACCTCCCACGGGTGCCCTTCAGTGTCGTAGCCAACATCCCTTACTCCATCACCACCCCGATCCTGGGGAAGCTCTTCGATCGACCGACTGTTCCGATCCGACGGGCTGTTCTTGTCATGGAGAAGGGAGCGGCCAAACGCTTCACCGCCGATCCGATCACAAACCCACGCATCCTGAAATGGAGAATGTGGTTCGAGATGAAGATGGGACGGACGATTCCGCCGCACCACTTCTCGCCGCCACCCCGTGTCGATTCGGCCATTCTGACTCTGTGGCGAAGGGATCAACCGATGGTCGCCCTGCGCCATCATTCCCGGTTTATGGCCCTGGCCACATTTGGACTGAAGTCCCCACAATTGCCTGTCTCCCTGGCTCTGAAGGGGGTGTTCACCCCACCCCAATTGAAACGGTTGCTGAGGAGCTTGATGATGGACCGGGATGCCCCGATCTGTTCCCTGACGGAAGAGCAGTGGGGATTGGTGTTCCATACGATGATGCAGGTGGTTCAACCTTTTCGCCAGCCCAGATGAAAATCGGAGGAAGAGGCGTCCCGGAGATCCGGGGCGCCTCGATTTGCCTGACTTGGTATAATGGGGGTGAACAATATCCGTCCGGTCCGTCGGGGAATCGGGGGACGGGATTTCCCGTCACGGGGTCCGTGGACCCAAAACAGTACAAGGGAGAGGAAAACCAGATGCTCCGAGCGGTGATCTTTGACTTTGACGGTTTGATTCTGGATACGGAAACAGCCGGTTACCGGACCTTTGCAGAGATGTTTGCAGCGTATGATGCGCAACTGCCTTTGGATCTGTGGGCCCGGGCGATCGGCAGTTCGGACCATCATGATGAGATTTATGACCATCTGGAAGCCGCAGCAGGCCACAAATTGGACAGGGAAACCCTGGAGAGGGAACGCCGGGAGAAAAAAATCTCCCTCATCGCCCGAGAGAAAGCCCTGCCCGGGGTGCGATCCGTGCTGGAGCAGGCCGGAGAACTGGGGTGGAAGATCGGGCTGGCCTCCAGTTCCGATCGGGCATGGGTGGAGGGACACCTGGAGAAACTGGGCCTGCGGCATTATTTTTCGTGTCTTTGCAACCGGGAGGATGTGGAGCGGACCAAGCCCGACCCGGCCTTGTATCTGCAGGCGGCAAAATGCCTCGGGGTGGATCCGTCGGAGGCGGTGGCACTGGAGGATTCCCCCAACGGGGCATTGGCCGCCAAAAGGGCAGGCATGAGATGCATCATCGTCCCCAACCGGGTCACCCGCTCTCTTTCCTTTGGTGAGGTGGATCTGCGGCTCTCCTCCCTGGAAGAACTGAATCTGAGGGAATGGGCGCAAACCTG is part of the Kroppenstedtia eburnea genome and harbors:
- a CDS encoding polynucleotide kinase-phosphatase; protein product: MELRIPELSLVLLIGASGSGKSTFASQHFQQTEVVSSDFCRGLVSDDENDQSATSAAFEVLHMIVAKRLQLGKLTVVDATNVRKEDRQSLIRLAREHHCLPVAILLDVGEKICRERNRTREDRNFGPHVISRQYQALRRSLRGLKREGFRRVYRLRDPDEVNRAVILREPLWCNKKEEQGPFDIIGDVHGCFRELQDLLLKLGYRIQSQTGEEGPRFEVSHPEGRKAVFLGDLVDRGPDTPGVLRLVMDMTRSGRALCVPGNHDIKLLKKLKGKNVQVRYGLEKSLEQLEKETPEWVEKAAAFLEGLVSHYVLDGGRLVVAHAGMKESMQGRGSGGVREFALFGETTGETDERGFPIRVDWAADYRGRAAVVYGHTPVPEPRWVNNTLNIDTGCVFGGRLTALRWPEKELVSVSAEEVYADPIRPLADRGEDDGDGAGILDIRDVTGKIQVMTRLLGGLTVREEQTAAALEVISRYSVDPGWLIYIPPTMAPSATSDRPGMLEHPEEAFAYYRREGVRQVVCQEKHMGSRAVVVVCRDKETAAKRFGIRTGEAGVIYTRTGRRFFGDPVVEEAILQRLRQAWDATGLWEILKTDWFCLDGELMPWSAKAQELLQNQYAAVGASAAASLPEAVRALETAAARGVETETLLKRYRDHAQSSEYFIQAYRQYCWRVEGVEDFRFAPFHLLATEGEVHTRRDHVWHMEILDQLAEADGEILTPTSRRIIDLENPGQVSEGISWWEELTGNGGEGMVVKPRDFLVQGKKGWVQPALKCRGREYLRIIYGPDYTADEHLKRLRKRGLGAKRSLALREFSLGVEGLERFVEGQPLRRVHECSFAVLALESEPVDPRL
- a CDS encoding DUF3891 family protein, with the protein product MILREREDRFILIRQHDHGRVAGDFADHWREPVDRSTGIGIRFHDVGWEALDREVRWNPATGKPYSFEDYPLEEKLPSYTAGVDRVEAKDSFAGCICSMHFVSFFTDPKEPEAIRFVEWEKQRQQRLITAMGRGEREKLNESLRLLKLCDDLSLFLCLNEPGQKEHPWYRDGFRWGNELLQPVWEARDRLRIDPSPFRCSFEVTIPYRAVARDRQPLEQGTYRIRILNRE
- the erm gene encoding 23S ribosomal RNA methyltransferase Erm translates to MQKQNRRHQRVQKHREGANFPGQHLMHNKGLIKELVKISEVNRQDLVLEIGAGTGNLTMPLAEKSKKVLAVENDPVFAERLQRKIESVSNIEVIQQDFLQMNLPRVPFSVVANIPYSITTPILGKLFDRPTVPIRRAVLVMEKGAAKRFTADPITNPRILKWRMWFEMKMGRTIPPHHFSPPPRVDSAILTLWRRDQPMVALRHHSRFMALATFGLKSPQLPVSLALKGVFTPPQLKRLLRSLMMDRDAPICSLTEEQWGLVFHTMMQVVQPFRQPR
- a CDS encoding HAD family hydrolase, whose translation is MLRAVIFDFDGLILDTETAGYRTFAEMFAAYDAQLPLDLWARAIGSSDHHDEIYDHLEAAAGHKLDRETLERERREKKISLIAREKALPGVRSVLEQAGELGWKIGLASSSDRAWVEGHLEKLGLRHYFSCLCNREDVERTKPDPALYLQAAKCLGVDPSEAVALEDSPNGALAAKRAGMRCIIVPNRVTRSLSFGEVDLRLSSLEELNLREWAQTCPVREEQR